CCGTTATGGGGCAGGGGCCAGATGGTCTCTCCTCAGCACTTCCAGCAACAGGCCGCATATGCGGCATGGTCTGCGGAATGCATTGCCCGACTGGGTCTCTCCCAGCCCTGGGGTATGATTGACGCTACCTTCGAGACGGATGTACTGAAATTGGGGCGCCTGCAGGCCCGTCATCTGCACGTTCGCTTCCCGGACGGCACGTTGATTGACACCAACAATGCTGATGCCTTACCACCTGTCCTGTCGCTGGACGGCGAATCGAGTGATGTGGTGCTGCTGGCCCTTCCGCTGATGCGTGCAAACGGCGGTAACTGCCTTAAACCCGATGAAGTGGCTGAACGTCCGGTACGCTTTCGCCAGCGCTGGCGGGATGTTCGCAACACCTTTGGGGAAGACACCCGCCAGATTGCGGTGATACAGCCGGAACTGACCCTGCGCTTTGCCCATCAGAATAATAGCGATTACCTGACCTGTCCTGTCGCCCGTTTGCAGCAGGATTCTCAGGGAGTCTGGTTGATTGACGAGACATTCCTGCCGCCACTCCTGACCGTCCAGGGGAGCCGTTGGCTGACTACGCAGCTTGAGCAACTGATGACCCAACTACGTGCGCGTTTGAGCCGCCTGATGGCGATGCGCCGTGAAAGTAATGAACGCATGGCTGATTTTGCCGTAGCTGACGTTTCCCTGTTCTGGTTACTGAACGCTCTGAACAGTGCAGAACCCGTTCTTGGTCAGTTTCAGCGTAATCCGCAAAGCCCACCTGAGCGTCTGTACCCGGAACTTTCACGCCTGGCCGGGAGCTTACTGACGTTCTCACTGGAACACCAGGTGAGCGCCATTCCGGTCTGGCAGCATGAGCAATTGAATACGGTGTTCCCGCCGCTGTTCGATTT
The Citrobacter arsenatis DNA segment above includes these coding regions:
- the tssK gene encoding type VI secretion system baseplate subunit TssK; translated protein: MKTEQPLWGRGQMVSPQHFQQQAAYAAWSAECIARLGLSQPWGMIDATFETDVLKLGRLQARHLHVRFPDGTLIDTNNADALPPVLSLDGESSDVVLLALPLMRANGGNCLKPDEVAERPVRFRQRWRDVRNTFGEDTRQIAVIQPELTLRFAHQNNSDYLTCPVARLQQDSQGVWLIDETFLPPLLTVQGSRWLTTQLEQLMTQLRARLSRLMAMRRESNERMADFAVADVSLFWLLNALNSAEPVLGQFQRNPQSPPERLYPELSRLAGSLLTFSLEHQVSAIPVWQHEQLNTVFPPLFDLLSDLLEASLPSRVVAIELERDVRLHFWQARLHDPRLREGADYYLSVRSPMSVAQLQEQFPRQCKVGSPDHVRGIVNSSRVGVPLMPLRHVPAAIPLRLENQYFSLDVSHPLATEMLQSGSCMFYVPGMLGEPELELFAVLRT